One stretch of Streptomyces sp. NBC_01142 DNA includes these proteins:
- a CDS encoding rod shape-determining protein, translating to MTVSLDQLRRCHVAVDLGAARTRVFVKGAGLVVDEPSVAAVNTRTGALIAVGALAEKMTGRTPDYIRVARPIAGGTVVDIEMAQRMLRHLLGEKLRRQLRRKPRLRAAACTPHDSDPLAQRAAVETLVGLGARRVELVDTLIAAAVGCGLPVEQPVATMILVCGAATTQVAVLSLGAIVTASRIPVGGNAIDHAVIQHLRHQHELMLPSQSVRPLQLALHGNGLTPQGPVSTEIHGRDVATGLARSVRVDTAAVRDAIHTPLTSVLDGIGKVLRDCPPDLVADLADRGIMMVGGSALLPGLDQMLRDATGMPVHIAERPDVCAILGLGAMLEGQIQPLVLNPLTGAD from the coding sequence CGTCAAGGGGGCCGGGCTCGTCGTCGACGAGCCGAGCGTCGCCGCCGTGAACACCCGCACCGGCGCGCTGATCGCGGTCGGCGCGCTCGCCGAGAAGATGACGGGTCGTACGCCCGACTACATCCGCGTCGCCCGCCCCATCGCCGGCGGCACCGTCGTCGACATCGAGATGGCCCAGCGGATGCTCCGTCACCTCCTCGGTGAGAAGCTCCGCCGCCAGCTGCGCCGCAAGCCGCGGCTGCGCGCCGCCGCCTGCACCCCGCACGACAGCGACCCGCTCGCCCAGCGCGCCGCCGTCGAGACCCTCGTCGGTCTCGGCGCACGCCGGGTGGAGCTCGTCGACACCCTGATCGCCGCGGCCGTCGGCTGCGGTCTGCCGGTGGAGCAGCCCGTCGCGACCATGATCCTGGTGTGCGGCGCGGCGACGACGCAGGTCGCGGTGCTCTCGCTCGGCGCGATCGTCACCGCGTCACGGATCCCGGTGGGCGGCAACGCCATCGACCACGCGGTGATCCAGCATCTGCGCCACCAGCACGAACTGATGCTGCCCAGCCAGTCCGTACGCCCCCTCCAGCTGGCACTGCACGGTAACGGCCTCACCCCTCAGGGACCCGTCTCGACGGAGATCCACGGCCGGGACGTGGCCACAGGTCTGGCCCGCTCGGTGCGTGTGGACACGGCCGCCGTACGGGACGCGATCCACACCCCGCTCACCTCGGTGCTCGACGGCATCGGCAAGGTGCTCCGGGACTGCCCGCCGGATCTGGTCGCCGATCTCGCCGACCGCGGAATCATGATGGTCGGCGGCAGCGCCCTGCTGCCGGGCCTCGACCAGATGCTGCGCGACGCGACCGGGATGCCGGTGCACATTGCCGAACGGCCGGACGTCTGCGCCATCCTCGGCCTCGGTGCGATGCTGGAGGGCCAGATCCAGCCGCTGGTCCTCAATCCGCTCACCGGCGCCGACTGA
- a CDS encoding IS110 family transposase yields the protein MLDTGEIAVFLGLDVGKGDHHGHGLTAGGKTVYDKRLPNSEPKLRAVFDKLTARFGRVLVIVDQPASIGALPLAVARDAGCHVAYLPGLAMRRIADLYPGEAKTDARDAHVIADAARTMPHTLRALELADETAAQLTVLTGFDQDLAAEATRTSNRLRGLLTQFHPSLERVLGPRLDHQAVTHLLERFGSPAALRKAGRRRLVNLIRPKAPRMAERLVDDIFDALDEQTVVVPGTGTLDVVVPSLARSLAAVHEQRRALEAQIGELLESHPLSQVLTSMPGVGVRTAATLLVTIGDGTSFPTAAHLASYAGLAPATRSSGSSIHGEHAPRTGNRLLKRAMFLSAFAALHDPASRTYYERQRARGKTHTQALLRLARHRISVLFAMLRDGTFYESRTPETATA from the coding sequence GTGCTCGACACCGGTGAAATCGCGGTCTTCCTCGGCCTGGACGTCGGCAAGGGCGACCACCACGGCCACGGCCTGACAGCGGGCGGCAAGACCGTCTACGACAAGCGGCTGCCCAACAGCGAGCCGAAACTGCGGGCCGTGTTCGACAAGCTCACGGCCAGGTTCGGCCGCGTGCTGGTCATCGTGGACCAGCCCGCATCGATCGGCGCCCTGCCGCTCGCGGTGGCCCGGGACGCCGGCTGCCACGTGGCCTACCTGCCAGGGCTGGCGATGCGGCGGATCGCCGATTTGTATCCCGGTGAGGCCAAGACCGATGCCCGCGACGCGCACGTGATCGCGGACGCCGCCCGCACCATGCCTCACACCCTGCGGGCCCTGGAACTGGCCGACGAGACCGCGGCCCAGCTTACCGTCCTGACCGGCTTCGACCAGGACCTCGCCGCCGAGGCTACCCGCACCAGCAACCGGCTCCGCGGCCTGCTCACCCAGTTCCACCCGAGCCTGGAGCGAGTACTGGGGCCCCGCCTGGACCACCAGGCTGTGACGCACCTGCTGGAACGCTTCGGCTCGCCCGCCGCCCTGCGTAAGGCCGGACGCCGCAGGCTCGTGAACCTGATACGGCCCAAGGCCCCGCGCATGGCCGAACGCCTGGTGGACGACATCTTCGACGCGCTCGACGAACAGACCGTCGTGGTCCCGGGCACCGGCACCCTGGACGTGGTCGTGCCCTCGCTGGCCCGCTCGCTGGCCGCCGTCCACGAACAACGACGCGCTCTGGAAGCCCAGATCGGCGAGCTGCTTGAGTCGCACCCTCTTTCCCAGGTCCTGACCTCGATGCCCGGAGTCGGTGTCAGGACCGCCGCCACCTTGCTGGTCACCATCGGCGACGGCACCTCGTTCCCCACTGCCGCCCACCTTGCCTCCTACGCCGGCCTCGCCCCGGCAACGAGGTCCTCCGGATCCTCCATCCACGGCGAACACGCCCCCAGAACAGGCAACCGGCTCCTGAAACGGGCCATGTTCCTCTCCGCGTTCGCCGCCCTGCACGACCCCGCCTCCCGCACCTACTACGAACGGCAAAGAGCCCGCGGCAAGACCCACACACAGGCCTTGCTCCGCCTCGCCCGCCACCGCATCAGCGTGCTGTTCGCCATGCTCCGCGACGGCACCTTCTACGAATCCCGCACCCCCGAGACAGCCACCGCATGA
- a CDS encoding LysE family transporter has product MSELWTTGLAGAAAGLGVAVPVGAMGVLLIQEGMRDRRGAVAAAAAVAVVDLAYAAVATALGPLVASALSGVEAWVRLVSATVLGVIAVRGLLASRDTGPRLESDGTPDGGTPGSGTPGGGPVRTFTRFAALTLINPTTALYFAALTTAQGAELTGGTAGIVFVGGVFAASLLWQQLLVAVSSFAGARISEAARAWTFRIGYGLVAVYAVKVALPLP; this is encoded by the coding sequence ATGAGCGAGCTGTGGACGACGGGGCTGGCCGGCGCGGCAGCCGGCCTGGGTGTGGCGGTGCCGGTGGGGGCCATGGGCGTGCTGCTCATCCAGGAGGGCATGCGGGACCGGCGCGGGGCCGTCGCGGCCGCCGCCGCGGTGGCGGTGGTCGACCTCGCGTACGCGGCGGTGGCCACCGCACTCGGCCCCCTCGTCGCCTCGGCACTCTCGGGGGTGGAGGCATGGGTCCGGCTGGTGTCGGCGACCGTGCTGGGGGTGATCGCGGTACGGGGCCTGCTCGCCTCACGGGACACCGGTCCCCGCCTGGAGAGCGACGGCACACCGGACGGCGGTACACCGGGCAGCGGCACCCCGGGCGGCGGCCCGGTGCGTACGTTCACCCGGTTTGCCGCGCTGACCCTCATCAACCCCACCACCGCCCTGTACTTCGCCGCCCTGACCACCGCTCAGGGCGCGGAGCTGACCGGGGGAACGGCCGGGATCGTCTTCGTCGGCGGTGTCTTCGCCGCCTCGCTCCTCTGGCAGCAACTCCTCGTCGCCGTCAGCTCCTTCGCGGGCGCCCGCATCTCGGAAGCCGCCCGGGCGTGGACCTTCCGGATCGGTTACGGCCTGGTGGCGGTGTACGCGGTCAAGGTGGCGCTGCCCCTCCCCTAG
- a CDS encoding DUF5937 family protein, protein MQAELAFSASDLAQMRFAVSPMWEVGTSFRLLHSGSAHPVHRPWAEQVRPRLAAAGLDRGWLAELIPPSGYVPDFLNPAPAGPAPTLAEELAGILAASVARVRQDLDRLRHEQGRLGSRSRTLYAEPRARLVRVAEEIETYWELALAPYWARIRAVLDADVFHRARQVAEHGTGRLFNDLHPSLSWDDNALRLSRRQRTLSRKTAGAGLLLIPSAFTGPGPLTRVTPPQPPQLAYPARGIGSLWEPRPVTRTHAIAAVLGRSRTLLLTELETPASTTELAHRTGLSPAGVSQYLTALRDAGLVSAHRAGRSVLYARTSVAESVLAAASPRQGGAV, encoded by the coding sequence GTGCAGGCGGAGTTGGCGTTCTCGGCGAGCGATCTGGCACAGATGCGGTTCGCCGTCTCGCCGATGTGGGAGGTCGGGACCAGCTTCCGGCTGCTGCACTCCGGCTCCGCACACCCCGTGCACCGGCCCTGGGCCGAGCAGGTACGGCCACGGCTGGCGGCCGCCGGCCTCGACCGGGGCTGGCTCGCTGAGCTGATCCCGCCCTCGGGCTACGTTCCCGACTTCCTCAACCCGGCACCTGCCGGGCCGGCCCCCACACTGGCGGAGGAGCTGGCCGGAATCCTGGCCGCTTCCGTCGCCCGGGTACGCCAGGACCTCGACCGACTGAGGCACGAGCAGGGGCGTCTCGGCTCCAGGTCGCGGACCCTGTACGCGGAGCCGCGGGCCCGCCTGGTCCGGGTCGCGGAAGAGATCGAGACCTACTGGGAGCTTGCGCTCGCCCCGTACTGGGCACGGATCAGGGCAGTGCTCGATGCCGACGTCTTCCACCGGGCCCGGCAGGTCGCCGAACATGGCACGGGCCGCCTCTTCAACGATCTCCACCCCTCGCTGAGTTGGGACGACAACGCGCTGCGGCTGTCCCGCCGGCAACGCACCCTGTCCCGCAAGACAGCCGGCGCAGGACTGCTCCTGATTCCCTCGGCCTTCACCGGACCCGGCCCGCTCACCCGCGTGACACCACCGCAGCCACCGCAACTGGCCTACCCGGCACGCGGCATCGGCTCCCTGTGGGAACCCCGGCCCGTCACCAGAACCCACGCCATCGCCGCCGTACTCGGCCGCTCGCGGACCCTGCTGCTCACCGAACTGGAGACTCCGGCCTCCACCACCGAGCTGGCCCACCGTACGGGGCTCTCTCCGGCCGGGGTGTCCCAGTACCTCACCGCGCTGCGCGACGCGGGTCTGGTCAGCGCCCACCGAGCCGGTCGCTCAGTGCTCTACGCCCGCACCTCCGTCGCCGAATCCGTCCTCGCCGCCGCCTCCCCGCGTCAGGGGGGCGCGGTCTAG
- a CDS encoding oxidoreductase, producing MTSETITAAASGTWKLGDLEINRIGFGAMRLPQNGEALRADAAPSDRGRAISVLRRAVELGVNHIDTAAFYFSPLRSANELINQALAPYPDDLVITTKVGPGRDPSGEWMPHATPEQLRGQVEENLRQLGRDHLDVVNLRIVGTDSIAERFGALAQLRDAGLIRHLGISNVQPEHLAEAQAIAPVVCVQNPYGIGMRPEHDGFLRTCGEQGVAFVPFYAIAGAGRETGARGADSDEVLAVARAHGASAAQVRLAWTLHRGPHVLSIPGTGNLDHLAANVAAGALRLSEDELAVLDSLHQGGA from the coding sequence ATGACCTCAGAGACGATCACCGCGGCCGCATCAGGTACCTGGAAGCTCGGCGACCTGGAGATCAACCGGATCGGTTTCGGCGCGATGCGCCTGCCGCAGAACGGCGAGGCGTTGCGGGCCGACGCCGCCCCGAGCGATCGTGGCCGGGCGATCAGCGTGCTGCGCCGCGCGGTTGAGCTCGGTGTGAACCACATCGACACCGCCGCGTTCTATTTCTCGCCATTGCGCTCCGCCAACGAGCTGATCAACCAAGCACTGGCCCCCTACCCGGATGATCTCGTCATCACCACCAAGGTGGGTCCGGGCCGGGACCCGTCGGGTGAGTGGATGCCCCATGCGACCCCGGAGCAGCTGCGCGGCCAGGTCGAGGAGAATCTGCGTCAGCTCGGCCGCGACCACCTCGACGTGGTGAACCTGCGCATCGTCGGCACCGATTCGATCGCCGAGCGTTTCGGCGCACTGGCCCAACTCCGCGACGCCGGGCTCATCCGCCACCTGGGCATCTCCAACGTCCAGCCCGAACACCTCGCCGAGGCCCAGGCCATCGCGCCAGTGGTCTGCGTACAGAACCCGTACGGCATCGGCATGCGGCCCGAGCATGACGGGTTCCTGCGCACCTGCGGTGAGCAGGGTGTCGCGTTCGTGCCGTTCTATGCGATCGCCGGCGCTGGGCGCGAGACGGGCGCGCGTGGCGCCGACAGCGATGAGGTGCTTGCCGTCGCGCGCGCACATGGGGCGAGCGCGGCGCAGGTCCGGCTGGCGTGGACGCTGCACCGCGGCCCGCATGTGCTCTCCATCCCCGGTACCGGCAACCTGGATCACCTGGCCGCAAACGTGGCCGCCGGAGCGCTGCGCCTCTCCGAGGACGAACTGGCCGTCCTGGACTCCCTCCACCAGGGCGGAGCGTGA
- a CDS encoding DUF5994 family protein yields MVRLETTPSRTGMFDGAWWPRSRHIATQLPGLIAALTARLGPIARVGLDASAWDEVPFRLVIDDRVIHIDWYAVDDSTMIISRGHEDHFAFLVIPPQADAAAAHAAMTMAVQEDNSVSAEVILARTGIVPA; encoded by the coding sequence ATGGTGAGGCTGGAGACAACACCCAGCCGTACGGGAATGTTCGACGGTGCATGGTGGCCCCGCTCCCGCCATATCGCGACCCAACTGCCGGGCCTGATCGCCGCCTTGACCGCACGCCTCGGCCCCATCGCACGCGTGGGCCTGGATGCGAGCGCCTGGGACGAGGTGCCGTTCCGTCTGGTCATCGACGACCGGGTCATCCATATCGACTGGTACGCCGTCGACGACAGCACGATGATCATCAGCCGCGGCCATGAGGACCACTTCGCGTTCCTGGTGATCCCGCCGCAGGCCGACGCCGCGGCAGCGCACGCCGCGATGACCATGGCCGTACAGGAGGACAACAGCGTCTCGGCCGAGGTGATCCTCGCCCGGACCGGCATCGTCCCCGCCTGA
- a CDS encoding RICIN domain-containing protein — translation MQQPRMPGTTPSAPPPRPGRTPLVSDEALAATLRAGGGREAIHPVAVLLARHRQSVFDYASLCTSSVNTASMLATAAFSQVLENLRRSRTTAALRPQLLVTARQIAKAWAADPRITALLTEVQNPGAPTENRQLISRAFQAMPGPAQVLLWHAEVEAEGISIPAGLLAIDPRTAAAQLEQARELFRAGCLRAHNELAPDQECRHYSRLLDISLRRGDTLIPDIQQHLSVCEHCRYAVEQLRHSEGRLAVLLAEGVLGGSARSYLDSRPGRRNARSQEQTGQSGPRGGTAGRHSRGGRPRALPRITARDMQPRTLLTGAGLVATGLLVVVVVASLWSGDDDSEHAGPGVPSGAISGTAPGPGHGPAAGAQQPSSPAPQQPPTSAGLPTGPLNTTLRNADSRLCLDIRDAEPVSGSEAMMAACSTAETQKWVYEQDGLLRSSAAPELCLSSHEIDGVAVLGSCTGGAAPNAGDVRYDLTIQGNVIPRWNEGLAVVPASGNPGTTVVVKVRDGSAAQRWATDTVSAAPKAQPDGAAVSPSTAEVNIPPSGDASCGAATCSPPPSPPPAGGNAAPAPAPTRTSAEPPAYDVRRVSGATPAVAQGPPEDAGAGKGRGSGTGAAGAGEGRREPGADAGRAFASVSPGTDVTTMPPLPALSVHGRDDA, via the coding sequence ATGCAGCAACCCCGTATGCCCGGCACCACCCCGTCCGCCCCTCCTCCGCGGCCCGGCCGCACCCCTCTGGTCTCCGACGAGGCGCTGGCCGCCACGTTGCGGGCCGGCGGCGGGAGGGAGGCGATTCATCCTGTCGCCGTGCTGCTGGCGCGGCACCGGCAGTCGGTGTTCGACTATGCGTCGCTCTGCACCTCCTCGGTGAATACCGCATCGATGCTCGCCACGGCGGCTTTCAGTCAGGTGCTGGAGAATCTGCGGCGATCCAGGACGACCGCCGCCCTGCGTCCGCAACTTCTGGTGACTGCCCGTCAAATTGCCAAGGCGTGGGCGGCCGACCCGCGTATCACCGCGCTGTTGACAGAAGTTCAGAATCCCGGCGCGCCCACGGAGAATCGACAGCTGATCTCCCGTGCTTTCCAGGCAATGCCCGGCCCCGCTCAGGTTCTGCTGTGGCATGCGGAGGTCGAGGCGGAGGGCATTTCCATACCCGCCGGTCTGCTGGCCATTGACCCCCGCACCGCAGCGGCCCAACTGGAACAAGCACGTGAACTCTTCCGGGCAGGCTGCCTGCGGGCGCACAACGAACTCGCCCCGGACCAGGAATGCCGCCACTACAGCCGGCTGCTCGACATATCCCTTCGCCGCGGCGACACCCTGATCCCGGACATCCAGCAGCACCTGTCGGTATGTGAGCACTGCCGGTACGCCGTCGAACAGCTCAGGCACTCCGAGGGCCGGCTGGCCGTGCTGCTGGCCGAGGGGGTCCTGGGCGGGAGCGCCCGAAGCTACCTCGACTCGCGGCCGGGCCGCCGCAACGCCCGCTCGCAGGAGCAGACCGGTCAATCCGGCCCCCGCGGCGGGACGGCAGGCCGCCACTCGAGAGGCGGACGCCCCCGTGCTCTGCCCCGCATCACCGCCCGGGACATGCAGCCGCGCACTCTCCTCACCGGAGCGGGACTGGTCGCGACCGGTCTGCTCGTGGTGGTCGTCGTGGCCAGTCTGTGGTCGGGCGACGACGACAGCGAGCACGCGGGACCGGGAGTCCCGAGCGGCGCGATCTCGGGCACGGCCCCCGGGCCCGGCCACGGCCCCGCCGCCGGAGCCCAGCAGCCGTCCAGCCCCGCACCGCAGCAGCCGCCCACCTCCGCCGGCCTCCCGACGGGCCCGCTGAACACCACGCTGCGCAACGCCGACTCCCGCCTGTGTCTCGACATCCGTGACGCGGAGCCGGTGTCGGGCTCCGAGGCGATGATGGCGGCTTGCTCGACCGCCGAGACCCAGAAATGGGTGTACGAACAGGACGGGCTGCTGCGCAGTTCCGCCGCCCCCGAACTCTGCCTGAGCTCCCACGAGATCGACGGTGTGGCCGTCCTCGGCTCCTGCACGGGAGGGGCGGCACCGAACGCCGGGGACGTGCGCTACGACCTGACGATCCAGGGGAACGTGATTCCCCGGTGGAACGAGGGACTGGCGGTGGTACCCGCTTCCGGAAACCCGGGGACCACCGTGGTGGTCAAGGTCCGTGACGGCTCCGCGGCCCAGCGATGGGCGACCGACACCGTGAGCGCCGCGCCCAAGGCCCAGCCGGACGGCGCGGCGGTCTCTCCGTCCACCGCGGAGGTCAACATCCCGCCGTCGGGCGACGCGAGCTGTGGGGCCGCCACCTGCTCACCCCCACCGTCCCCGCCGCCCGCGGGCGGGAACGCCGCCCCGGCTCCGGCCCCGACGCGGACGAGCGCCGAGCCGCCGGCGTACGACGTGCGGCGGGTCAGCGGCGCCACTCCCGCGGTGGCGCAGGGCCCGCCCGAGGATGCGGGGGCGGGTAAGGGCCGAGGGTCGGGTACGGGTGCTGCGGGGGCGGGTGAGGGGCGGCGCGAGCCGGGTGCCGATGCGGGCAGGGCTTTCGCGTCCGTGTCGCCGGGCACCGACGTGACAACGATGCCTCCCCTTCCCGCACTTTCCGTCCACGGGAGGGACGACGCCTGA
- a CDS encoding molybdopterin-binding protein: MTPTGAATSVSEAAAGTVRPAREAPVADPVPFPASAFLRSSLPQAAGGTSRAAVSAAAAVRRRLGIADGSAVRGLVTSTEVSPATGPVEGLSIRNRTPGTVAAVATGGAMPSVKVHVAGGELTAAITKDPVTDLGLSTGSSVVALIKAAEIALASA, translated from the coding sequence GTGACACCCACCGGTGCCGCGACGTCGGTCAGCGAGGCGGCGGCCGGCACGGTCAGGCCGGCACGGGAAGCGCCGGTGGCGGACCCCGTGCCCTTCCCGGCGTCGGCCTTCTTACGGTCGTCGCTGCCGCAGGCGGCCGGCGGGACGAGCAGGGCGGCCGTCAGTGCGGCGGCAGCGGTACGGCGCCGGCTGGGCATCGCCGATGGTTCCGCGGTCCGCGGGCTGGTCACGTCCACCGAGGTGTCGCCGGCCACCGGCCCGGTGGAGGGCCTGAGCATCCGCAATCGGACCCCCGGCACGGTCGCCGCGGTCGCCACCGGCGGCGCGATGCCAAGCGTCAAGGTGCATGTCGCGGGCGGCGAGCTCACCGCCGCGATCACCAAGGACCCCGTCACCGACCTCGGCCTGAGCACCGGCTCCTCGGTCGTCGCGCTCATCAAGGCGGCCGAGATCGCGCTCGCCTCCGCCTGA
- a CDS encoding glycosyltransferase family 2 protein, with amino-acid sequence MYDWVKIRCHRNHGSPELVSRRLESRIPISGLLFPFGDRGACAIRSGGRGERADLQKCSRSLLGAPCGFEVSDLVTFCQPGARSVFGCTPLQRPMAEPVLTERSYALTVPSRCFHKISTTCRSCRSVSGGDILLGTTTRPGRRARRARRAGRARRGHTEAPRTSGSRHRRGRISPDEAGSAALYETVVLVPARNEEVGVFTSLRSLAGQSRRPDLIIVVVNNSTDRTEDFAREFADDESTPPTVVLNFDNNPHKKAGALNYGLRWLREAVGGRLTGQVRHVLVMDADTELHPKFVERARNVIASDPELGGVSAACLGRTDLWRNPWQRYLLGMQIIEYGRAANARYRSDVHTMSGAGSFYRAEALQSLLDWRGEVFWEDHANLVEDYETTLALKESGWKVTANQLCIAYTDLMPTLRELVQQRERWSRGTVDTLRARGWTKFTWHSITTLILGLLGAAYILGWGSTQLVMAAKHGFSQQPVFWVLFSFWIVYPALRVRSLGWKAMLVEALLIPELVFTVVRTYWLVSSIVKSYVTRVSTWK; translated from the coding sequence ATGTATGACTGGGTCAAAATTCGGTGCCATCGTAACCATGGTTCACCAGAACTCGTGAGCCGCCGATTGGAATCACGGATTCCAATTAGCGGTTTGCTTTTCCCTTTCGGGGACCGGGGCGCGTGTGCCATACGTTCGGGTGGACGCGGCGAGAGGGCCGATCTCCAGAAGTGTTCTAGATCACTACTCGGCGCACCCTGCGGATTTGAAGTGTCCGACCTTGTCACGTTTTGCCAGCCGGGAGCGCGCTCGGTGTTCGGCTGTACGCCCCTTCAACGGCCCATGGCCGAGCCGGTCCTGACAGAGCGTTCGTACGCACTTACGGTACCTTCTCGATGTTTTCACAAGATCAGCACAACGTGTCGATCTTGCAGGTCCGTCTCGGGGGGAGACATCTTGTTAGGCACCACCACGCGCCCTGGGCGTCGTGCGCGTCGTGCGCGACGTGCAGGGCGGGCGCGACGCGGGCACACCGAAGCGCCGCGCACGTCGGGCAGTCGGCACCGCAGGGGCCGCATATCCCCTGATGAGGCGGGTAGCGCCGCCCTCTACGAGACCGTCGTCCTTGTCCCGGCGCGGAACGAAGAGGTCGGAGTATTCACGTCGCTGCGGTCCCTGGCCGGCCAGAGCCGACGCCCTGACCTCATCATCGTGGTCGTCAACAACTCGACCGACCGCACCGAGGACTTCGCGCGCGAGTTCGCGGACGACGAGAGCACGCCGCCGACGGTCGTTCTGAACTTCGACAACAACCCGCACAAGAAGGCGGGCGCTCTCAACTACGGCCTCCGCTGGCTCAGGGAGGCCGTCGGCGGACGGCTGACCGGCCAGGTGCGGCACGTCCTCGTCATGGACGCCGACACCGAGCTGCACCCGAAGTTCGTCGAACGGGCCCGCAACGTCATCGCGTCGGATCCAGAACTCGGCGGCGTAAGCGCCGCCTGCCTCGGCCGCACCGACCTGTGGCGCAACCCGTGGCAGCGGTATCTCCTCGGCATGCAGATCATCGAGTACGGCCGGGCCGCCAACGCCCGCTATCGCAGCGACGTCCACACCATGTCGGGGGCCGGGTCCTTCTACCGGGCAGAGGCCCTGCAGAGTCTGCTCGACTGGCGGGGCGAGGTCTTCTGGGAGGACCACGCCAATCTGGTGGAGGACTACGAGACCACGTTGGCACTCAAGGAGTCCGGCTGGAAGGTCACGGCCAACCAGCTCTGTATCGCGTACACCGACCTCATGCCCACGCTGCGCGAGCTGGTTCAGCAGCGCGAACGGTGGAGCCGCGGCACCGTGGACACCCTGCGCGCCCGCGGCTGGACGAAGTTCACCTGGCACTCCATCACCACCCTGATTCTGGGGCTCCTGGGCGCCGCCTACATTCTGGGCTGGGGCTCGACGCAACTCGTGATGGCCGCGAAGCACGGCTTCTCCCAGCAGCCGGTCTTCTGGGTGCTCTTCAGTTTCTGGATCGTCTATCCCGCACTCCGGGTACGGAGTCTCGGGTGGAAAGCGATGCTCGTCGAGGCCTTGCTGATTCCGGAGCTGGTGTTCACGGTAGTCCGGACGTATTGGCTTGTGTCGTCCATCGTGAAGTCCTATGTCACCCGCGTGTCCACGTGGAAATGA
- a CDS encoding cellulose binding domain-containing protein, with protein MAVLGAGGAALYTLLHSADPEPTDLTVRYRTDVPATATVAKPWLEVINTSKKDVALSDVTLRYYFTVEDSSEYGSNCVQTHVGCSNITVKIGTVAGPTQADSRYVQIGFTPGAGSLAPGETSQGIGLQLYRLDHKKLDQANDRSYNAEKTHYAPSKLVTAYLRGGLVWGEEQSGGAPAPGKDSPTPVSAAAAPPAGVMFDNFHYSGPDDPALASNGWQARTGEGGPGIRDTWSAAGISFPSEPTAQGGQALQLRVNTDGTRKATRQAELHTTRPDFFTGTVAARVHFSDKPTSGRDGDHINESFFAISPVDTSPNYSELDYEYMPNGGWGSPGPQLDTTSWRNSQKGDRVTRGLKKSLKGWHTVMITAQNGKVTYSLDGRKVFSNDSRYFPRERMGIHFSAWLIDLPFAGPRTWDMKVNWTYYQAGRAVSPADVQKAVDGFYSTGTNYINTLPKS; from the coding sequence GTGGCCGTACTTGGCGCCGGCGGCGCCGCGCTCTATACCCTGTTGCATTCCGCCGATCCCGAGCCCACTGACCTGACGGTCCGCTATCGGACCGACGTTCCGGCCACAGCCACCGTGGCCAAGCCGTGGCTGGAAGTGATCAATACTTCCAAGAAAGACGTGGCTTTGAGCGATGTGACTCTGCGCTACTACTTCACCGTGGAAGACTCCTCCGAGTACGGCTCCAATTGCGTCCAGACCCATGTCGGCTGCTCGAACATCACCGTGAAGATCGGCACAGTGGCCGGGCCGACCCAGGCCGACAGCCGTTACGTCCAGATCGGCTTCACACCAGGAGCAGGCAGCCTGGCGCCCGGTGAAACCAGCCAGGGGATCGGGCTTCAGCTCTATCGCCTCGACCACAAGAAGCTGGACCAGGCGAACGACCGCTCGTACAACGCCGAGAAGACCCACTACGCGCCGTCGAAGCTGGTGACCGCGTACCTCCGTGGCGGGCTCGTCTGGGGGGAGGAGCAGAGCGGTGGCGCCCCCGCGCCGGGGAAGGACTCGCCCACTCCGGTATCGGCGGCGGCCGCGCCACCGGCTGGGGTCATGTTCGACAACTTCCACTACAGCGGCCCCGACGACCCCGCGCTCGCCTCCAACGGCTGGCAGGCCCGCACCGGCGAGGGCGGCCCGGGGATCCGCGACACCTGGTCGGCCGCAGGCATCAGCTTCCCGTCCGAGCCAACGGCCCAGGGGGGCCAGGCGCTGCAGCTGCGGGTCAACACCGACGGGACCAGGAAGGCCACCCGGCAGGCCGAGCTGCACACCACCAGACCCGACTTCTTCACGGGGACCGTTGCCGCCCGGGTCCACTTCAGCGACAAGCCCACGAGTGGCCGCGACGGCGACCACATCAATGAGTCCTTTTTCGCGATCTCACCCGTGGACACGTCGCCGAACTACAGCGAACTCGACTACGAGTACATGCCGAACGGAGGGTGGGGTTCGCCGGGTCCCCAACTCGACACCACGAGCTGGCGCAACAGCCAGAAGGGGGACAGGGTCACCCGCGGCCTGAAGAAGTCCCTCAAGGGCTGGCACACCGTGATGATCACCGCTCAGAACGGGAAGGTCACCTACTCCCTGGACGGCCGCAAGGTGTTCAGCAACGACAGCAGGTACTTCCCGCGCGAGCGCATGGGCATCCACTTCAGCGCGTGGCTCATCGACCTGCCCTTTGCGGGTCCGCGCACCTGGGACATGAAGGTCAACTGGACCTACTACCAAGCTGGTCGGGCCGTGTCGCCGGCGGATGTCCAGAAGGCCGTGGACGGCTTCTACTCCACCGGCACCAACTACATCAACACCCTGCCCAAGTCCTGA